The proteins below come from a single Serratia ficaria genomic window:
- the ydgH gene encoding DUF1471 family protein YdgH, producing MKLKTTIIASALLSLTALSAHAAQELTPEKAAALKPFDRITITGRFNAINEAVDAVSRRADKLGADSFYIQDSNNSNNGGNWRVTADLYHKDAPEVSKEQKYRVFNGVNELPKDQAYLLEPYDTVSVSGFYRSQPDINDAISKEAKKKGAASFFIVRQVDANQGGNQFITAYVYKADAPKRRVQSPDAIPADSEAGKAALAAGGAAAAKVEIPGVASSGSPSREVGRFFETQSSTGQRYTVTLPNGTKIQEVNNVTAAQMVPFDSVTFTGHFNSMTDVSSEVAKRAAEKGAKYYHVTRQWQNKSGGNLTVSADLFK from the coding sequence ATGAAGCTGAAGACCACGATCATCGCATCAGCCTTGTTATCACTCACTGCGCTGTCTGCTCATGCGGCGCAAGAGTTAACTCCTGAAAAAGCGGCGGCGCTGAAGCCGTTTGATCGCATCACGATTACCGGCCGCTTTAATGCCATCAATGAAGCCGTCGATGCCGTATCCCGCCGTGCAGACAAACTGGGCGCAGATTCCTTCTACATCCAGGACAGCAATAACAGCAACAACGGCGGCAACTGGCGCGTCACCGCAGACCTTTACCATAAAGATGCGCCGGAAGTGAGCAAAGAGCAAAAATACCGCGTATTTAACGGCGTGAACGAACTGCCAAAAGACCAGGCTTACCTGCTTGAGCCTTACGATACCGTCAGCGTCAGCGGGTTCTACCGCAGCCAGCCGGACATCAACGACGCCATCTCCAAAGAAGCGAAGAAGAAAGGCGCCGCCTCGTTCTTTATCGTGCGTCAGGTTGATGCCAACCAGGGCGGCAACCAGTTCATCACCGCTTACGTCTACAAAGCCGATGCGCCAAAACGCCGCGTGCAGAGCCCAGACGCCATTCCGGCCGACTCCGAAGCCGGTAAGGCCGCGCTGGCCGCCGGCGGCGCCGCCGCCGCTAAAGTGGAAATTCCTGGCGTCGCCTCTTCCGGTTCGCCAAGCCGCGAGGTTGGCCGTTTCTTCGAAACCCAGTCCTCCACCGGCCAACGCTATACCGTCACGCTGCCTAACGGCACCAAGATCCAGGAAGTGAACAACGTGACCGCCGCGCAGATGGTGCCGTTCGATTCTGTGACCTTCACCGGCCACTTCAACAGCATGACCGACGTTTCCAGCGAAGTGGCGAAACGCGCGGCAGAGAAAGGCGCCAAGTACTACCACGTGACCCGTCAGTGGCAGAACAAAAGCGGCGGCAACCTGACCGTCAGCGCCGACCTGTTCAAATAA
- a CDS encoding alpha/beta fold hydrolase, protein MNEIEIRRGVTEQGDVPIAYEDWGAVSHPPLLLIMGIGAQMLLWPDDFCRALVAKGFRVIRFDNRDVGLSGKTQGQRRMPLWLLMLRAQLGWQTAVPYTLADMAADAVRLLDHLQIPQAHVLGASMGGMIAQVLAAEYPQRVRSLTILFSSTNQPLLPPPAPSLLLRLLRRPPAEATQQQRQQAMKDFLRALGTRSYPLDEAELDLLVRRLLKRGVEPEGMQRQLSALLGSGDLRRYSRKISAPTLVIHGEADRLVRKAGGVAIARAVANARLHTIPGMGHDLPPQLRPRLIALIAEHAAEPCAGRGLQ, encoded by the coding sequence ATGAATGAGATAGAAATTCGCCGCGGGGTCACCGAACAGGGTGACGTGCCCATCGCCTATGAGGACTGGGGCGCCGTTTCGCACCCGCCGTTGCTGCTGATTATGGGGATCGGCGCCCAAATGCTGTTGTGGCCGGACGATTTTTGCCGTGCGCTGGTGGCCAAAGGTTTTCGGGTGATCCGTTTCGACAACCGCGACGTCGGGTTATCCGGCAAGACGCAGGGCCAACGCCGGATGCCGCTGTGGTTGCTGATGCTGCGCGCCCAGTTGGGGTGGCAAACCGCGGTGCCTTACACCCTGGCGGACATGGCGGCGGATGCGGTGCGCCTGCTGGACCACCTGCAAATTCCCCAGGCGCACGTGCTGGGCGCCTCGATGGGCGGCATGATTGCCCAGGTGCTGGCCGCCGAGTATCCGCAGCGGGTGCGCTCGCTGACGATTCTGTTTTCCAGCACCAACCAGCCGCTGTTGCCGCCGCCGGCGCCTTCCTTGTTGCTGCGGCTGCTGCGCCGCCCGCCGGCCGAAGCGACGCAGCAGCAAAGGCAGCAAGCGATGAAGGACTTCCTGCGCGCGCTGGGCACCCGCAGTTACCCGCTGGACGAGGCGGAGTTGGACCTGCTGGTGCGACGGCTGCTGAAGCGGGGCGTAGAGCCGGAAGGCATGCAGCGGCAGCTGTCCGCGCTGTTGGGCAGCGGCGACCTGCGCCGCTACAGCCGCAAGATTAGCGCCCCGACGCTGGTGATCCACGGCGAGGCGGACCGGCTGGTGCGTAAGGCCGGCGGCGTGGCCATCGCCAGGGCGGTGGCCAACGCCAGGCTGCACACCATCCCCGGCATGGGGCATGATCTGCCGCCCCAGCTGCGGCCACGGCTGATTGCGCTGATCGCCGAGCATGCGGCGGAACCGTGCGCCGGGCGCGGCCTGCAATAA
- a CDS encoding amino acid permease: MEKKLGLTALTALVLSSMLGAGVFSLPQNMAQVASPAALLLGWAITGVGILFLAFAMLLLTRLRPDLDGGIFTYAKEGFGELVGFCSAWGYWLCAVIANVSYLVIVFAALSIFTDRGGQVILGDGNTWQALIAESLLLWVVHALVLRGVQTAASINLAATLAKLLPLGLFAVLAAIAFKMEVFTLDFQGIALGKPVWEQVKDTMLITLWVFIGVEGAVVVSARARNKKDVGRATMLAVLSALAVYLLVTLLSLGVVPRTELAEMRNPSMAVLMVDLIGPWGDVIIAAGLIISVCGAYLSWTIMAAEVPLLAAQHGAFPRMFRKQNRHHAPSASLWLTNIAVQLALVLIWLTGSNYNSLLTIASEMILVPYFLVGAFLFKVALRRRDKRLIFAATGACLYGIWLLYASGLMHLLMSVLLYAPGLLVFIYARHGHQDIALLNRLEKGSIFLLLAATVPAGWFMLQ; encoded by the coding sequence TTGGAAAAAAAACTAGGTCTTACCGCGTTAACCGCATTGGTGCTGAGCTCGATGCTGGGCGCCGGGGTTTTCAGCCTGCCGCAAAACATGGCGCAGGTGGCCAGCCCCGCCGCGCTGCTGCTGGGCTGGGCGATTACCGGCGTCGGCATTTTGTTTCTGGCCTTCGCCATGCTGCTGCTGACCCGCCTGCGTCCCGATCTGGACGGCGGCATATTCACCTACGCCAAGGAAGGCTTCGGCGAGCTGGTGGGCTTCTGCTCGGCCTGGGGCTATTGGCTGTGCGCGGTGATCGCCAACGTCTCTTATCTGGTGATCGTCTTTGCCGCGCTGAGCATCTTCACCGACCGCGGCGGCCAGGTCATTCTGGGTGACGGCAACACCTGGCAGGCCCTGATCGCCGAATCGCTGCTGCTGTGGGTGGTGCACGCGCTGGTGCTGCGCGGCGTGCAAACCGCCGCCAGCATCAATCTGGCGGCCACGCTGGCCAAGCTGCTGCCGCTCGGGCTGTTCGCCGTGCTGGCGGCCATCGCCTTTAAAATGGAAGTGTTCACCCTCGATTTCCAGGGCATCGCGCTCGGCAAACCGGTGTGGGAGCAGGTGAAAGACACCATGCTGATCACCCTGTGGGTGTTTATCGGCGTAGAGGGCGCGGTGGTGGTTTCGGCCCGCGCGCGCAACAAGAAAGACGTGGGGCGCGCCACCATGCTGGCGGTGCTGTCGGCGCTGGCGGTGTATCTGCTGGTTACGCTGTTGTCATTGGGCGTGGTACCGCGCACCGAGCTGGCCGAGATGCGCAACCCGTCGATGGCGGTGCTGATGGTGGATCTGATCGGCCCCTGGGGCGACGTGATCATCGCCGCCGGCCTGATTATTTCCGTCTGCGGCGCCTACCTGAGCTGGACCATCATGGCGGCCGAAGTGCCGCTATTGGCCGCCCAGCACGGCGCCTTCCCGCGCATGTTCCGCAAACAGAACCGGCATCACGCCCCTTCGGCTTCGCTGTGGCTGACCAATATTGCGGTGCAGCTGGCGCTGGTGCTGATTTGGCTGACCGGCAGCAACTACAATTCGCTGCTGACCATCGCCTCGGAAATGATCCTGGTGCCTTACTTCCTGGTCGGCGCTTTCCTGTTCAAGGTGGCGCTACGCCGCCGGGACAAACGGCTGATCTTCGCCGCCACCGGCGCCTGCCTGTATGGGATTTGGCTGCTGTATGCGTCAGGTTTGATGCACCTGCTGATGTCGGTGCTGCTGTATGCGCCGGGCCTGCTGGTGTTTATCTACGCCCGTCACGGGCATCAGGACATCGCGCTGCTGAACCGACTGGAGAAAGGCAGCATCTTTCTGCTGCTGGCGGCCACGGTGCCGGCCGGATGGTTTATGTTGCAGTAA
- the rstB gene encoding two-component system sensor histidine kinase RstB, translating to MRKLFVQFFLLLFVCFLVMAMLVGLVYKVTAERAGRQSMDDLMKSSLYLMRSELREIPLKDWNKTIATLDLNLSFKLHIEPLGKQDLSEDLKKRLRLGEIIALDDQYTFMQRIPRSHYVLVVGPIPYLFYLHQMRLLDLALLVFIGMSLALPVFLWMRPHWQDLLKLENAAQRLGAGHLDERTHFDPTSSLSRLGVAFNQMADNVNTLIASKKQLIDGIAHELRTPLVRLRYRLAMSDNLAESEQQALNRDIGQLESLIDELLTYARLDRPQVALNIEPLDLPTWLQDKVEDMRLIHPEREIQLDIPHAGDFGGVDLRLMERVLDNLVNNALRYSRQRLRVGLWFDGDLACLQVEDDGPGIPPEERLRVFEPFVRLDPSRDRATGGCGLGLAIVHSIAVAYQGQVFVEGSPLGGAGFRFCWPLKPTFNLKADPA from the coding sequence ATGAGAAAGCTTTTCGTGCAGTTCTTCCTGCTGCTGTTCGTCTGTTTTCTGGTGATGGCGATGCTGGTCGGCCTGGTGTACAAGGTTACCGCCGAACGCGCCGGCCGCCAGTCGATGGACGACCTGATGAAAAGCTCGCTGTACCTGATGCGCAGCGAACTGCGCGAAATCCCGCTGAAAGACTGGAACAAGACCATCGCCACGCTGGATTTGAATCTGTCGTTCAAGCTGCATATCGAGCCGCTCGGCAAGCAGGATCTGAGCGAGGATCTGAAGAAAAGGCTGCGGCTGGGCGAAATCATCGCGCTCGACGATCAGTACACCTTCATGCAGCGCATCCCGCGCAGCCACTACGTGCTGGTGGTCGGTCCGATCCCTTATCTGTTCTACCTGCACCAGATGCGGCTGCTGGACCTGGCGTTGCTGGTGTTTATCGGCATGTCGCTGGCGCTGCCGGTGTTTCTGTGGATGCGCCCGCACTGGCAGGACTTGCTCAAGCTGGAAAACGCCGCCCAGCGGCTGGGCGCCGGGCACCTTGACGAGCGCACCCATTTCGATCCCACTTCCAGCCTGAGCCGGCTCGGGGTGGCGTTCAACCAAATGGCCGACAACGTCAATACGCTGATCGCCAGCAAGAAACAGCTGATCGACGGCATCGCCCACGAGCTGCGCACCCCGCTGGTGCGCCTGCGCTATCGGCTGGCGATGAGCGATAACCTGGCCGAAAGCGAACAGCAGGCGTTGAACCGCGACATCGGCCAGCTGGAATCGCTGATTGATGAGCTGCTGACCTATGCGCGTCTGGACCGCCCGCAGGTCGCGCTGAACATCGAGCCGCTCGATCTGCCGACCTGGCTGCAGGACAAGGTCGAGGATATGCGCCTGATCCACCCGGAGCGCGAGATCCAGCTCGATATCCCGCACGCCGGCGACTTCGGCGGCGTGGATCTGCGCCTGATGGAGCGAGTGCTGGACAACCTGGTCAACAACGCGCTGCGTTATTCACGGCAACGCCTGCGCGTGGGCCTGTGGTTCGACGGCGACCTGGCCTGCCTGCAGGTGGAAGACGACGGCCCGGGCATTCCGCCGGAAGAGCGCCTGAGAGTGTTCGAGCCGTTCGTGCGCCTCGATCCGAGCCGCGACCGCGCGACCGGCGGCTGCGGCCTGGGGCTGGCGATCGTCCATTCCATCGCCGTGGCCTATCAGGGCCAGGTTTTTGTCGAAGGCAGCCCCCTCGGCGGCGCCGGCTTCCGCTTCTGTTGGCCGCTGAAGCCCACCTTCAATTTAAAAGCGGACCCGGCGTAA
- the folM gene encoding dihydromonapterin reductase, translating to MEHHNSAPVLITGGARRIGLALARSFLQRGVPVIIAYRSDYPALAELKGLGACCIQGDFSTHEGIYRFAEQVRQTAPKLRAVIHNASAWQAESPAVPPEQVMAAMLQIHVYTPYLLNQLLEPCLRGQGQAGADIIHLTDYVVEKGSDKHIAYAASKAALDNMTRSFARKLAPEVKVNAIAPALIIFNPGDDEAYRQQALAKSLMQVAPGESEVVNLVDYLLESRYVTGRTHGVDGGRPLR from the coding sequence ATGGAACATCACAACTCAGCCCCGGTGCTGATCACCGGCGGCGCGCGGCGGATCGGGCTGGCGCTCGCCAGGTCATTTTTGCAGCGCGGCGTGCCGGTGATCATCGCCTACCGCAGCGATTATCCGGCGCTGGCCGAGCTGAAAGGGCTGGGGGCATGTTGCATTCAAGGGGACTTTTCGACCCATGAAGGGATCTACCGCTTTGCCGAACAGGTGCGGCAGACTGCACCCAAGCTGCGCGCGGTGATCCACAACGCCAGCGCCTGGCAGGCGGAATCGCCGGCGGTGCCGCCGGAGCAGGTTATGGCGGCAATGCTGCAAATCCATGTTTACACCCCTTACCTGCTGAATCAGTTGCTTGAGCCCTGCCTGCGGGGCCAGGGCCAGGCCGGCGCCGACATTATCCACCTGACCGATTACGTGGTGGAAAAAGGCAGCGACAAACATATCGCCTACGCCGCCAGCAAGGCGGCGCTGGACAACATGACCCGCTCCTTCGCCCGCAAGCTGGCGCCGGAGGTCAAGGTGAACGCCATCGCGCCGGCGCTGATTATCTTTAATCCCGGCGACGACGAGGCCTACCGCCAGCAGGCGCTGGCGAAATCGCTGATGCAGGTCGCCCCCGGCGAGAGCGAAGTGGTGAATCTGGTGGATTATCTGCTGGAAAGCCGCTACGTCACCGGCCGCACCCATGGCGTAGACGGCGGGCGCCCGCTGCGCTAG
- the pntA gene encoding Re/Si-specific NAD(P)(+) transhydrogenase subunit alpha produces MRIGVPRERLANEARVAATPKTVEQLLKLGFTVAIESEAGKLASFEDVAYEAAGATIADAADVWQSDLILKVNAPQDDEIALMREGSTLVSFIWPAQNPELMAKLAARNVTALAMDSVPRISRAQSMDALSSMANIAGYRAIVEAAHEFGRFFTGQITAAGKVPPAKVMIIGAGVAGLAAIGAAGSLGAIVRAFDTRPEVKEQVQSMGAEFLELDFEEEAGSGDGYAKVMSEAFIKAEMALFAAQAAEVDIIVTTALIPGKPAPVLITKEMVASMKPGSVIVDLAAQTGGNCELTVADRITLTDNGVKIIGYTDLPSRLPTQSSQLYGTNLVNLLKLLSKEKNGEIDIDFEDAVIRGVTVVRSGEVTWPAPPIQVSAQPKPAQSAAPVAKPAAKPVSPWLKYGLIALAILLFGWLADAAPKEFLSHFTVFALACVVGYYVVWNVSHALHTPLMSVTNAISGIIVVGALLQIGHGGWVSFLSFIAVLIASINIFGGFTVTQRMLKMFRKN; encoded by the coding sequence ATGCGTATTGGTGTACCAAGAGAGCGGTTGGCCAATGAAGCCCGGGTCGCAGCAACGCCGAAAACGGTGGAGCAACTGCTGAAACTGGGCTTTACCGTCGCGATTGAAAGCGAGGCGGGCAAACTGGCAAGTTTTGAGGATGTCGCTTATGAAGCCGCTGGGGCGACGATCGCCGACGCCGCCGACGTTTGGCAGTCGGATCTGATATTGAAAGTTAACGCGCCGCAGGACGACGAGATCGCGTTAATGCGCGAGGGCAGCACCCTGGTCAGCTTTATCTGGCCGGCGCAGAACCCCGAGCTGATGGCAAAGCTGGCGGCGCGCAACGTCACCGCGCTGGCGATGGACTCGGTGCCGCGCATTTCCCGCGCCCAGTCGATGGACGCCTTGAGTTCGATGGCCAACATCGCCGGTTATCGGGCGATCGTCGAAGCGGCGCATGAGTTCGGCCGCTTCTTTACCGGCCAGATCACCGCCGCAGGCAAAGTGCCGCCGGCCAAGGTGATGATCATCGGCGCCGGCGTGGCCGGCCTGGCGGCGATTGGCGCCGCCGGCAGCCTGGGCGCCATCGTGCGCGCCTTCGACACCCGCCCCGAAGTGAAGGAGCAGGTGCAGAGCATGGGCGCCGAATTCCTGGAGCTGGACTTCGAGGAAGAGGCGGGCAGCGGCGACGGCTACGCCAAGGTGATGTCCGAAGCCTTCATCAAGGCGGAGATGGCGCTGTTCGCCGCCCAGGCGGCCGAGGTGGACATTATCGTCACCACCGCGCTGATCCCGGGCAAACCTGCGCCGGTGCTGATCACCAAAGAGATGGTGGCGTCGATGAAGCCGGGCAGCGTGATCGTCGATCTGGCGGCGCAAACCGGCGGCAACTGCGAGCTGACCGTGGCCGATCGCATTACGCTGACCGACAACGGCGTGAAAATTATCGGCTATACCGATCTGCCCAGCCGTTTGCCGACCCAGTCCTCGCAGCTGTACGGCACCAACCTGGTCAACCTGCTGAAGCTGCTGTCGAAAGAGAAAAACGGCGAAATCGACATCGATTTCGAGGACGCGGTGATCCGCGGCGTGACCGTGGTGCGCAGCGGCGAAGTCACCTGGCCGGCACCGCCGATCCAGGTCTCCGCGCAGCCAAAACCGGCGCAGTCGGCGGCCCCGGTCGCCAAGCCGGCGGCCAAACCGGTGTCGCCGTGGCTGAAATACGGCCTGATAGCGCTGGCGATCCTGCTGTTCGGCTGGCTGGCCGATGCGGCGCCGAAAGAGTTCCTGTCACACTTTACCGTCTTTGCGCTGGCCTGCGTGGTGGGTTACTACGTGGTGTGGAACGTCAGCCATGCGCTGCATACCCCGTTGATGTCGGTGACCAATGCGATCTCAGGGATTATCGTGGTCGGTGCGTTACTGCAGATTGGCCACGGCGGCTGGGTGAGCTTCCTCTCCTTTATCGCCGTGCTGATCGCCAGCATCAACATTTTTGGTGGATTCACCGTCACTCAGCGCATGCTGAAGATGTTCCGCAAGAACTAA
- the asr gene encoding acid resistance repetitive basic protein Asr codes for MKKVLALVVAAAMGLSSVAFAADAATTTSAPAAAATAAPAKTAHVKKHHAKKAPVQKAQAAKKHHKKAPAQKAQAAKKHHKKASHKKATSTPAA; via the coding sequence ATGAAAAAAGTATTGGCTCTGGTTGTTGCCGCTGCAATGGGTCTGTCTTCCGTGGCCTTCGCGGCTGATGCCGCCACCACCACCTCCGCGCCGGCCGCCGCCGCGACCGCCGCTCCGGCTAAAACCGCTCACGTGAAAAAGCATCACGCGAAGAAAGCCCCGGTGCAAAAAGCTCAGGCGGCTAAAAAGCACCACAAGAAAGCCCCGGCGCAGAAAGCCCAGGCGGCTAAAAAGCATCACAAGAAAGCCAGCCACAAAAAAGCGACCAGCACTCCGGCTGCCTAA
- the rstA gene encoding two-component system response regulator RstA, which translates to MHKIVFVEDDPEVGKLIAAYLGKHDIDVLIEPRGDSAQARIEQEQPDLVLLDIMLPGKDGMTLCRDLRPTFPGPIVLLTSLDSDMNHILSLEMGANDYILKTTPPAVLLARLRLHLRQHSQQPKEESSQPLTQHNALHFGLLCIDPVNRQVTLGEETVTLSTSDFDLLWELATHAGQIMDREALLQNLRGVSYDGLDRSIDVAISRLRRKLYDSALEPFRIKTVRNKGYLFAPNAWESVQQ; encoded by the coding sequence ATGCATAAAATTGTTTTTGTAGAAGACGACCCAGAGGTCGGCAAGCTGATTGCCGCCTACCTGGGCAAGCACGATATCGACGTGCTGATCGAGCCGCGCGGCGACAGCGCGCAGGCGCGCATCGAACAGGAACAGCCCGATCTGGTGCTGCTGGACATCATGCTGCCCGGCAAGGACGGCATGACGCTGTGCCGCGATCTGCGGCCGACCTTTCCCGGCCCCATCGTGCTGCTCACCTCGCTCGACAGCGATATGAACCATATTCTTTCGCTGGAAATGGGCGCCAACGACTACATTCTGAAAACCACCCCGCCGGCGGTGCTGCTGGCGCGGCTGCGCCTGCATCTTCGCCAGCACAGCCAGCAGCCGAAGGAAGAGTCCTCCCAGCCGCTCACCCAGCACAACGCCTTGCATTTCGGCCTGCTGTGCATCGATCCGGTCAACCGCCAGGTGACGCTGGGAGAAGAAACCGTCACCCTGTCCACCTCCGACTTTGATTTGCTGTGGGAGCTGGCGACCCACGCCGGGCAGATCATGGATCGCGAAGCCCTGCTGCAGAACCTGCGCGGCGTGAGCTACGACGGCCTCGACCGCAGCATCGACGTGGCCATTTCGCGCCTGCGCCGCAAACTGTACGACAGCGCGCTGGAGCCGTTCCGCATCAAAACCGTGCGTAACAAGGGCTATTTGTTCGCCCCTAACGCCTGGGAATCGGTGCAGCAATGA
- a CDS encoding trypsin-like serine peptidase, whose protein sequence is MRISVLLLLCSFPFALSLSARADSPSDDGSAEQIRLFFGKDERIKVAETAGWPWQAIGQVETASGNLCTATLISPHLALTAGHCVLAPPGQLDKAIALRFVAGNKSWKYQTDNIETLVDSKLGKKLKPDGDGWIVPPAAAAYDFALIRLKDKTPLPIKPLPLWQGDAKALTQTLKQAKRLITQAGYPEDHLDDLYSHQNCKVTGWAQQGVLSHQCDTLPGDSGSPLLLKTAAGWSLIAIQSSAPAAKDRYRADNRALAVTGIRDALDALDALAAGG, encoded by the coding sequence ATGCGCATATCCGTTTTACTTTTGCTGTGCTCATTCCCGTTCGCGCTCTCCCTTTCGGCTCGCGCCGACAGCCCATCCGATGACGGCTCGGCCGAACAGATCCGGCTGTTTTTCGGCAAGGATGAACGAATAAAAGTCGCGGAAACCGCCGGCTGGCCATGGCAGGCGATTGGCCAGGTAGAAACCGCCAGCGGCAACCTGTGCACCGCCACGCTGATCTCCCCGCATCTGGCGTTAACCGCCGGCCACTGCGTGCTGGCGCCGCCGGGGCAGCTCGACAAGGCCATCGCGCTGCGTTTTGTCGCCGGCAATAAAAGCTGGAAGTACCAAACCGACAATATCGAAACCCTGGTCGACAGCAAGCTGGGCAAAAAGCTGAAGCCGGACGGCGACGGCTGGATAGTTCCCCCGGCGGCGGCGGCCTATGACTTCGCGCTGATCCGTCTGAAGGATAAAACCCCGTTGCCGATAAAACCCCTGCCGCTGTGGCAAGGCGACGCCAAGGCGCTGACCCAGACGCTGAAACAGGCGAAAAGGCTGATTACCCAGGCGGGATATCCGGAGGATCATCTGGATGACCTCTACAGCCATCAGAACTGCAAGGTCACCGGCTGGGCGCAACAGGGCGTTCTTTCGCACCAGTGCGATACCCTGCCCGGCGACAGCGGTTCGCCGCTGCTGCTGAAAACCGCCGCCGGCTGGAGCCTGATCGCCATCCAAAGCTCGGCGCCGGCCGCCAAAGACCGTTACCGCGCCGACAACCGCGCGCTGGCGGTAACCGGCATTCGCGACGCGCTGGACGCGCTGGACGCGCTGGCCGCCGGCGGGTGA
- a CDS encoding carboxypeptidase M32, with translation MTSAHSPSSAYGELRALFTRLSRFGHLSAIAGWDMQTMMPPGGSKARSEALAELSVLQHQILTAEKTGALLDRAQQEPLDELDRANLREMRRQYDNAAMVPESLVEAKSLAGARCEHAWRAQRPANDWDGFAENLREVVKLSRQEAQIRAQAAGTSRYDALLNLYEPGMRSSDLERIFGDLKTWLPDLLQRVVAKQAGEPCLTPQGPFNLDTQRQLSLSVMKLLGFNFDGGRVDVSAHPFCGGVPEDVRITTRYNDKEFLTALLGIVHETGHARYEQNLPRDLPGQPVALARSTAIHESQSLLFEMQLARGGDFLKILRPLAIAQFGEQPALEERNFIRLNQRVKPGLIRVDADEVSYPAHVMLRYEIEKALIEGDIEVEDIPALWNEKMQSYLGLDTIGNYRNGCMQDIHWTDGAFGYFPTYTLGAMYAAQLFHSVRQALPSLSEDIAAGNLQPLFHWLQHNIWRHGSRFPTDTLIANATGEALNPRYFREHLESRYL, from the coding sequence ATGACATCTGCACATTCCCCATCCTCCGCCTACGGCGAGCTGCGCGCCCTGTTCACCAGGCTGTCGCGTTTCGGCCACCTCTCCGCCATCGCCGGCTGGGACATGCAAACCATGATGCCGCCGGGCGGCAGCAAGGCGCGTTCGGAAGCGCTGGCCGAGCTCAGCGTACTGCAGCACCAGATCCTGACGGCGGAAAAAACCGGCGCGTTGCTCGATCGCGCGCAGCAGGAACCCCTGGATGAACTCGACCGCGCCAACCTGCGCGAAATGCGCCGCCAGTACGACAACGCGGCGATGGTGCCGGAATCGCTGGTCGAAGCCAAGTCACTGGCCGGCGCCCGCTGCGAACACGCCTGGCGTGCCCAACGCCCGGCCAACGACTGGGATGGCTTCGCCGAGAACCTGCGCGAAGTGGTCAAATTGAGCCGGCAGGAAGCGCAGATCCGCGCCCAGGCCGCCGGCACCAGCCGCTACGACGCCCTGCTCAACCTGTACGAACCGGGCATGCGCAGCAGCGATCTGGAACGCATCTTCGGCGACCTGAAAACCTGGCTGCCGGATCTGCTGCAGCGCGTGGTGGCCAAACAGGCCGGAGAGCCCTGCCTGACGCCGCAGGGGCCGTTCAACCTGGATACCCAGCGCCAGCTGAGCCTAAGCGTCATGAAGCTGCTGGGCTTCAACTTTGACGGCGGCCGGGTCGACGTCAGCGCGCATCCATTCTGCGGCGGCGTGCCGGAAGACGTGCGCATCACCACCCGCTACAACGATAAAGAGTTTCTCACCGCGCTGCTCGGCATCGTCCACGAAACCGGCCATGCGCGCTACGAGCAGAACCTGCCGCGCGATCTGCCTGGCCAGCCGGTGGCGCTGGCGCGTTCGACCGCGATCCACGAGTCGCAGAGCCTGCTGTTCGAAATGCAGCTGGCGCGCGGCGGCGACTTCCTGAAAATCCTGCGTCCGCTGGCCATTGCGCAATTCGGCGAGCAACCGGCGCTGGAAGAACGCAACTTTATCCGCCTCAACCAGCGGGTGAAACCGGGGCTGATCCGCGTAGATGCCGATGAGGTGAGCTACCCGGCGCACGTCATGCTGCGTTATGAAATCGAGAAGGCGCTGATCGAGGGCGACATCGAGGTAGAGGACATTCCGGCGCTGTGGAATGAGAAGATGCAGAGCTACCTGGGTCTGGATACCATCGGCAACTACCGCAACGGTTGCATGCAGGATATCCACTGGACCGACGGCGCCTTCGGCTACTTCCCAACCTACACGCTGGGCGCGATGTACGCCGCGCAGCTGTTCCACAGCGTGCGCCAGGCGCTGCCGTCGCTGAGCGAAGATATCGCCGCGGGCAATCTGCAGCCGCTGTTCCACTGGCTGCAGCACAATATCTGGCGCCACGGCAGCCGTTTCCCGACCGACACGCTGATCGCCAACGCCACCGGCGAAGCGCTTAACCCGCGCTATTTCCGCGAACACCTGGAAAGCCGTTACCTGTAA
- the ydgU gene encoding small membrane protein YdgU, producing MFFHRGFPSMLRRYLFEIILAALILCGLIAACFYL from the coding sequence GTGTTTTTTCATCGGGGGTTCCCATCCATGCTGCGTCGCTACCTGTTCGAAATCATTCTGGCCGCCCTGATCCTGTGCGGACTGATCGCCGCCTGCTTTTACCTGTAA